One genomic window of Etheostoma spectabile isolate EspeVRDwgs_2016 chromosome 5, UIUC_Espe_1.0, whole genome shotgun sequence includes the following:
- the LOC116690141 gene encoding titin homolog isoform X3, giving the protein MKFPVDLLADVSQTELERLAHNYMKNLLYSNPDAPEHLTLPDSTQVTINICSVGFVPLYGSNDKQKVLALFSPTEPLTAVALYLLDQWWPVDDILKTADPARDGAVEVETVGERIVLYILNRVVYRAREMSSEELPFLCHGEKDHAKILWSNGEAVGFYSVKPSGSFSNSFATRSYQLPVMDSIFVRRCQRGKGFGLQMLEDFVLSFKEDHLGLRYPLTKAMYKVCEKYLRQYPGDTDLLWEVESIGGPNQRHNLARKIQAMDPSAVSRSLSFTEESPVITEMTEKDMVMEAITTQIKEAESMECTVEIVEEVTVLSATKGLEAEVPLTARGRSSGSKRRKTAEEKVIRIEDIEAETPREEQEIVSDPMQTEGVSVAPEEQGQDVVDTAATMSEQPDAVLKPQDPETADVTSAATTEEAPLEADAPQDVNNTARDSQIIVENVASEIEEECVEEDTAAPAVSEEMLELDMEEETLDKVGEETQITDEKWEKRVPQHEVSPSPCEAGRTTGQSKTPRRRNTHIQEGVKEDTPAQEGGIRLRRRTVMNTPTPKRKYTKPRQKVCDDSEKEVEKVAEENDISPEGVEELAETGEGVKEDAVELEELREKKLEDEQLTHEEKTDMMGAALTEEEEGENVTHGSEREKEAQLEAGASAGGEQAHGQVEEQDEVADRPEEELSTKELSAVEEETIPKAEEAAGDVITSTGGNEEESKDETEQGEAISVSANADENTVAVETAVRDTAAVVETAVRQAEESQENDSGSLTSKLQKATVILVDIKTTCHHLSVKKADETAADGQSADAEKQQEGENGGKEEDITDTCVEAQTAEKEQQDNSEKEESVEEEKSEAEEALVPETRDNTSEGVCEEAAKGPDEVEEKQAADGEPEDADESPPAAEVDKADKTMSLEEEEAPVVETRALRSGTKTSTATPRCKTTRSKKQVDAHEAVTARAGETLSASHTPKGKSRKGHKHSQELEQKGGEDTGAEEEEAAKEAAEEKTDVEGEESVEEEGEEKVEEEGKAEEAASEREESVEPEIDVEEGEAVAERGREAAEDPSGGVSRDADREEETLGEECGERKAAMGGEEGELAAATVTRSLRSGGKTPKAPKSRSRRSKKQPEEEEEGQRQLQNQGEGPKESAEEAEEETGLGSVEDPPTEAVPAETGEAAVIEEEAAEDSVQGGDTDTSLPKLSADSAVLPPSGEEEQRAARVSVSHTDIQEEEEALPNEAEEQKEEAAIADEDVPEGTENTELEKVTVEEDDKMEAVPTADPGEGGTDEEEAEGVNDEEQEAPVPETRARRSRKQAGPATATSRLTRSRQENAEVAASESQKSTDQVRVLRGGRKLIPVTQRQTIKRTHPEGEGEEGGDESAAGEARETQEEGDQQQAKRLDERDATGRVETMDAGMSKDKEETGAEEAVLQLDASEEGQAHRAGTAADVDTDVGQPADEGKSSDVQEDVVPRQDTAEGEQSTSAVTGSARETLETAKDGEEKGVSEEEEATRGRTTNRREEEAAGETSSEVETRVLRKGRRSAAATPQRKPKRVRTQPQTEEEEEHAPAEKTQAEETKADEKEDNSDEKTEEDGSEAAAEKEEATQPEVEVEKEEAVAEEEDRSAVSKPCGDGQGETSAGEQAEETPNTDEGKVTDQEEAASVETTGLRSGKNIGRATTRSKTTKSQEEEAAGEKSTEDEEPAVESRVLRGGKRSAAATPRLKSKRFRTQPQTKEDDEEEEEAAPAKETQAEEAKVDEKEDNSDEKTEEKDGGEASAQKEEEARQEAPEEKGEAAEEEGNRMEMDKEVLEEESAVGDAGQMKEVVPEEDEEEDNSVEETASAEVEETKSAEEEEEEEEAPAVTSRALRSRTQRSRRGGGQTQQQEEEEEVHQSTGGSPRRSVRKKPRVDYRENNEEGERGEMEVTADQQDEEEDTEDGNALSSEEQPAEKLDTLSLVLDTDEEGETAEDEEEAEPVVIGKRVLRGRSVPSVIITPQAKSTRRSARVQKAEEDEEKSLRSAQKRRKAEGTPARRAQRRSRV; this is encoded by the exons ATGAAGTTCCCTGTGGATCTCCTGGCTGATGTTAGCCAAACAGAACTGGAGCGGCTGGCCCACAACTACATGAAGAACCTCCTTTACAGCAACCCggatgcacctgaacacctcACCCTCCCTGACTCCACCCAG GTCACCATCAACATATGCAGTGTGGGTTTCGTCCCTCTGTACGGATCCAATGATAAGCAGAAGGTCCTGGCCCTTTTCTCTCCCACTGAGCCGCTAACTGCTGTGGCCCTGTACCTGCTGGACCAGTGGTGGCCCGTGGACGACATCCTCAAGACAGCGGACCCAGCTCGGGATGGAGCGGTGGAG GTGGAGACAGTAGGAGAGAGAATAGTTCTGTACATCCTTAACCGTGTGGTCTATAGAGCCAGAGAGATGAGCTCTGAGGAGCTCCCCTTCCTCTGCCACGGAGAAAAAGATCACGCCAAAATCCTCTGGAGTAACGGCGAGGCTGTGGGCTTCTACTCAGTCAAACCCTCAG GTAGCTTTTCTAATTCGTTCGCCACCAGAAGCTATCAGCTCCCTGTGATGGACTCCATCTTTGTGAGGAGATGTCAGCGTGGGAAAGGCTTCGGCCTGCAGATGCTGGAAGACTTTGTGCTCAGTTTCAAAGAAGACCATCTGGGGTTGAGGTACCCCCTCACCAAAGCCATGTATAAAG TGTGTGAGAAGTACCTGAGGCAGTACCCAGGAGACACAGACCTGCTGTGGGAGGTGGAGAGCATCGGTGGACCCAACCAGAGGCACAATTTGGCCAGAAAGATACAGGCCATGGATCCCAGcg CAGTGTCCAGGAGTCTGTCCTTCACAGAGGAATCACCTGTGATCACTGAGATGACTGAGAAGGATATGGTGATGGAGGCCATCACCACTCAAATAAAAGAAGCTGAATCCATGGAATGCACAGTTGAAATCGTG gaGGAAGTGACAGTCCTGAGCGCTACCAAAG GTttagaggctgaagttccactCACAGCCCGGGGCCGGAGCAGTGGCTCAAAACGGAGGAAGACCGCGGAGGAAAAGGTTATCAG AATCGAGGACATTGAAGCAGAAACCCCGAGAGAGGAGCAGGAGATTGTCTCTGACCCGATGCAGACGGAG GGTGTCAGTGTTGCTCCTGAAGAACAGGGACAGGATGTAGTTGACACCGCGGCCACCATGTCGGAACAACCAGACGCTGTCCTGAAGCCACAAGACCCTGAAACAGCTGATGTGACATCAGCAGCTACGACTGAGGAGGCACCACTGGAAGCCGACGCCCCCCAGGATGTTAACAACACCGCCCGGGACTCACAGATCATAGTTGAGAATGTGGCATCAGAAATAGAGGAAGAGTGTGTGGAGGAAGACACTGCAGCGCCGGCAGTCTCTGAAGAAATGTTGGAGTTAGACATGGAAGAAGAAACTCTGGATAAAGTGGGGGAGGAAACTCAGATCACGGATgaaaagtgggaaaaaagaGTTCCACAACACGAGGTAAGTCCGTCACCATGTGAAGCAGGAAGAACAACTGGACAGAGTAAAACCCCCCGACGGAGAAATACACATATACAGGAGGGGGTGAAGGAGGACACTCCAGCCCAGGAAGGAGGGATAAGGTTGAGAAGAAGAACTGTCATGAACACGCCCACACCCAAACGCAAATACACCAAACCCCGCCAGAAAGTCTGTGACGACTCAGAGAAAGAGGTGGAGAAAGTGGCAGAGGAGAATGACATTTCGCCTGAAGGAGTGGAGGAGTTAGCTGAAACTGGAGAAGGAGTAAAAGAGGATGCAGTTGAGCTGGAGGAATTAAGAGAGAAAAAGCTGGAAGATGAACAGCTGACACATGAAGAGAAGACGGACATGATGGGGGCTGCActgacagaggaagaggagggtgaAAACGTAACACATGgatctgagagagaaaaagaagctcAGCTAGAAGCAGGAGCTTCGGCCGGGGGGGAGCAAGCACATGGACAGGTGGAGGAACAAGACGAGGTGGCTGACAGGCCAGAAGAAGAGCTATCCACCAAGGAATTAAGTGCTGTGGAAGAAGAGACGATTCCGAAGGCAGAGGAAGCAGCAGGGGACGTTATAACTTCAACTGGGGGGAACGAGGAGGAGAGCAAGGATGAGACGGAGCAAGGAGAGGCCATCAGTGTCTCTGCTAAtgcagatgaaaacactgttgCTGTGGAAACAGCTGTCAGAGacactgctgctgttgtagAAACAGCTGTCCGACAGGCTGAAGAGTCTCAGGAAAATGACTCTGGCTCTTTAACCTCCAAGCTCCAGAAAGCCACTGTCATCCTAGTGGACATCAAAACCACCTGCCATCATCTCAGTGTGAAGAAGGCAGACGAAACAGCTGCTGACGGACAGAGTGCTGATGCAGAAAAGCAACAGGAAGGGGAGAACGGCGGGAAGGAGGAAGACATTACAGACACGTGTGTAGAGGCCCAGACTGCCGAGAAGGAACAGCAAGACaattctgaaaaagaagaatctgtggaggaggaaaaaagtGAAGCAGAGGAAGCACTGGTTCCTGAAACAAGAGACAACACAAGCGAGGGTGTTTGTGAAGAAGCAGCAAAAGGCCCTGATGAGGTGGAGGAGAAGCAGGCTGCAGATGGAGAGCCAGAGGACGCTGACGAGAGTCCCCCAGCAGCCGAAGTAGACAAGGCGGACAAGACGATGAGcttggaggaagaggaagctCCGGTTGTTGAGACCAGAGCTCTAAGAAGTGGAACAAAAACTAGCACAGCCACACCGAGATGCAAAACAACAAGAAGCAAAAAGCAAGTGGACGCACATGAAGCAGTGACCGCAAGAGCAGGGGAGACGTTGTCTGCATCGCACACACCTAAAGGTAAATCCAGGAAAGGCCACAAACACAGCCAGGAGCTAGAGCAAAAGGGAGGAGAGGATACaggagcagaggaggaagaggcagcAAAGGAAGCAGCTGAAGAAAAGACAGATGTAGAAGGAGAGGAAAGCgttgaggaagagggagaggaaaaggtTGAGGAAGAGGGAAAG GCTGAGGAAGCTGCCTCTGAAAGAGAGGAAAGTGTTGAGCCAGAAATTGATGTGGAGGAAGGGGAAGCTGTGGCAGAACGAGGACGAGAGGCAGCAGAAGATCCATCAGGAGGTGTGTCCAGAGATgcagacagggaggaggagacCTTAGGGGAAGAGTGCGGTGAGAGGAAAGCAGCCATGGGGGGTGAGGAGGGGGAACTAGCAGCAGCCACTGTGACTAGATCTCTGAGGAGTGGTGGGAAGACGCCCAAAGCTCCGAAAAGCAGGTCAAGACGAAGCAAGAAGCAGccagaagaagaggaggaggggcagAGACAGCTCCAGAACCAGGGAGAGGGACCAAAGGAATCAGCTGAGGAAGCAGAGGAAGAAACAGGGCTGGGGTCAGTCGAGGACCCCCCAACAGAAGCTGTCCCAGCAGAAACCGGAGAGGCGGCGGTGATTGAAGAGGAAGCTGCAGAGGATTCAGTACAAGGAGGAGACACTGACACTTCATTACCCAAACTCAGCGCGGACTCAGCTGTACTGCCCCCCAGTGGAGAAGAGGAGCAGCGGGCAGCCCGGGTCTCTGTGAGCCATACTGACATccaggaagaagaggaagctCTTCCTAATGAGGCAGAGGAGCAAAAAGAGGAAGCAGCTATTGCAGACGAGGATGTTCCTGAGGGGACAGAAAACACCGAGCTGGAGAAAGTGACAGTGGAAGAGGATGATAAAATGGAAGCAGTCCCAACAGCAGACCCAGGGGAGGGCGGaactgatgaagaggaggctgAAGGTGTTAACGATGAAGAGCAGGAAGCTCCAGTCCCAGAAACCAGAGCCCGTAGGAGCAGGAAGCAGGCCGGCCCAGCCACGGCCACAAGCAGACTAACAAGAAGCAGACAGGAGAACGCTGAGGTCGCAGCTTCAGAAAGTCAGAAATCAACAGATCAAGTCCGGGTTCTGAGGGGGGGGAGGAAACTTATCCCTGTCACCCaaagacaaacaataaaaagaacccacccagagggagagggagaggagggaggagatgaATCTGCAGCAGGTGAGGCGAGAGAGACACAGGAAGAAGGGGACCAGCAGCAGGCAAAGAGACTTGATGAAAGGGATGCAACTGGACGAGTAGAAACTATGGACGCAGGAATGAGCAAAGACAAAGAGGAGACTGGGGCAGAGGAAGCTGTCTTACAACTAGACGCCTCAGAGGAGGGACAGGCCCACAGGGCTGGGACAGCTGCAGATGTGGACACAGATGTTGGACAGCCTGCTGACGAGGGGAAGAGCTCGGATGTTCAAGAGGATGTAGTCCCAAGACAAGATACAGCGGAGGGGGAACAATCGACTTCTGCAGTGACGGGAAGTGCCCGAGAGACACTGGAGACAGCAAAGGACGGCGAGGAAAAAGGTGTgtctgaggaggaggaagcaaCTAGAGGCAGAACCACGAACAGACGAGAGGAAGAGGCCGCTGGAGAGACAAGCTCAGAAGTCGAAACAAGAGTCCTGAGGAAGGGTCGGAGGTCTGCTGCTGCCACACCTCAACGTAAACCCAAAAGAGTCCGCACACAGCCtcagacagaggaagaggaagaacatGCTCCTGCTGAAAAGACACAAGCAGAGGAAACCAAAGCTGATGAGAAGGAAGACAACAGTGATGAGAAGACTGAAGAAGACGGGAGTGAAGCTGCAGCAGAGAAGGAAGAAGCTACACAGCCAGAGGTGGAGgtggaaaaagaagaagctgtGGCAGAGGAAGAGGACAGGTCCGCTGTTTCTAAGCCATGTGGAGACGGACAGGGAGAGACTTCAGCTGGAGAACAAGCTGAAGAGACACCAAATACAGATGAGGGAAAGGTTACTGACCAGGAAGAGGCAGCAAGTGTTGAAACAACAGGCCTGAGAAGCGGTAAAAATATAGGGAGAGCCACAACTAGAAGCAAAACCACAAAAAGCCAAGAGGAAGAGGCAGCTGGAGAGAAAAGCACGGAAGACGAGGAACCAGCGGTAGAATCGAGAGTTCTGAGAGGGGGGAAGAGGTCTGCTGCTGCCACACCTCGGCTTAAATCCAAAAGATTCCGCACACAGCCTCAGACAAAGGAAGACGacgaggaagaagaagaagctgctcCTGCTAAAGAGACACAAGCAGAGGAAGCCAAAGTTGATGAGAAGGAAGACAACAGTGATGAGAAGACTGAAGAAAAGGATGGGGGTGAAGCTTCAGCgcagaaagaagaagaggcaAGGCAGGAAGCACCCGAGGAGAAAGGGGAggctgcagaagaagaaggaaatagGATGGAAATGGATAAAGAAGTGCTTGAGGAAGAGTCTGCAGTAGGAGATGCAGGGCAGATGAAGGAAGTAGTGCctgaggaggacgaggaggaggacaaCAGTGTGGAAGAGACTGCATCAGCTGAGGTAGAAGAGACAAAGtcagcagaggaagaagaagaagaagaagaagcaccGGCTGTAACAAGCAGAGCTCTGCGGAGCAGAACACAGAGAtccaggagaggaggaggacagacacagcagcaggaagaggaagaagaagtcCACCAATCGACTGGTGGCTCACCTCGAAGATCAGTGCGGAAAAAACCGCGAGTGGATTACAGAGAAAACAATGAGGAGGGAGAACGAGGCGAGATGGAGGTCACAGCTGACCAGCAGGACGaagaggaggacacagaggacggGAACGCTTTAAGCTCTGAAGAGCAGCCGGCAGAGAAGCTGGACACTCTGAGTTTAGTGTTAGACACCGATGAGGAGGGAGAGACAGCAGAGGACGAAGAAGAGGCGGAGCCTGTAGTGATTGGAAAGAGAGTTTTAAGAGGGAGGTCAGTTCCTTCAGTGATAATCACCCCCCAGGCTAAATCCACACGCCGCAGTGCTAGAGTTCAGAAAGCCGAGGAGGACGAAGAGAAGAGCCTGCGCTCCGCTCagaagaggagaaaagctgaaggCACGCCCGCTCGCAGAGCTCAGCGGCGCAGCAGAGTGTAG